The following DNA comes from Nicotiana sylvestris chromosome 10, ASM39365v2, whole genome shotgun sequence.
ATTAAACTAAGTAtgaatgcttgtaaggttttttaaatggttaaagaggcaccagggaagtgactttctcctaggcgAATACTTGatgggatctaaagcctaaggcaaaactgttatgttggggattgcgatatagccaatgaacgaaactactcactctatacctctcggtagcttgagtgactttgcccaaaTTGACATTTTCAAGACCagttgggtgtcaaaattgtgcaagcaatataggctcaagtcgggtattactatctctaggttttaccctttaattggggctatcaatcttttgattacaccccaattccttgttggactgatttttctagactcaagctctctttctcaagaagaacccaagtcaaaaagacttagtgtttgcaaccactaattcaatatggaaaacacaaatcagtccaaatattaAATACCATAAACACCTAAGCTTTAAAACAAaaaacccatcaaatacccacactagggttgagccacaaccctagctaatgggtctagctactcataataatggaagaaatcagagatttagatgaagaataacccatataataTGATTGCAAACTAAAATATTGTAGATTCAGTGTtaatctagctacaaattactcaaaatggaacaAAACCGCCGTTCACGTGCTCTGCTATAAAGATactctaaaaatgtgaaaaaaatatttatacaaggccgaattttctagacaaaaataccccgaacagagGTACTGTGGACTGCGGAAAATGCACCATGGCCGGGGTGAGGCTTTTTAGCTCCATTGCTCAGCCTCTAAATCtagccaccgcggaccgcataaaatgcattgCGACCACGGTGActtcactgcggtccgcacaaaatggatcgTAGACCACAATGGCTTCTAACTTCAAAACTCCCAGCTCTTTGAATGCCCTCTccgtggaccgcataaaatggattgtGGCCGCGTAGAATCTACTGCGGACCACAGTGCTTGAGCTTCCAAAAGTGCACCTCTCTGAAtttttccaccgcggaccgcactaaatggactgCGGCCATGGTGGGTCTGTTGCAGCTGTAGTGGATTTTATGCTACAGTAGtgccttgacttgttcttggtacttgtgcaggtttcactcttttttgagctggttttgactacttgtcacTTTTCTGGCCAAACCCTATAAATAAGCACAATATGTAAGCTTTCGGGAttacttgtatacatttttagtccaaaactcaagcaaaaaggagtataaaatgaactagaatccctagttatcaagcTACACCTAGAAGCTACATTACCCGAGGCTTTAGTCCAACAAGATTGGAATGGTTGCCGATATTTGAAAAATGACACTCAGGTACCAGATCTCGCAAGAGGAGAAGTGGATCCAGATTATGCTGTGTGGTTTGAAAGAAGTTCTTGTGGTAATAATGAGCCTGATCCAGAGTCCGAGCCCGATCCTGAAAGGCCTCATGTCCAggcttttgatgataaaatttgggaaaggttggcctggggagtaaaggagaaaaaatatcaagccACTATTCACACCTTGGAAGAAAAGTTGAGAAACGTCGCATTTGGTAATGACTTACAGGAGTGAGAAGCTGAAGGTGAAAGGAgaaaattggcccaagaaaataaaGCCCTCCAAGCTTAGATTCTGAGGATGAAGATAGCCACTGAAAACCCGGCCAGAAGTAGAAAggatgaaaaactcataaatagTCTTAGACGAAAAGTGTGTGATTATGGGGCGGACTTGAAAAAAGTCGAAGAGGAATTGGCAAAAGCCTGGGAAAAGTTGGCAAAGAAAACAGACGAGGTTTGCTCAACAGCTAAGGGAAAAATATGACAGAGGAGTCACATTTTTAAAGAAGAAGCTGACCACTCTTGAAAATGAAACGGCCCAACAAACAAAGAATTTCAAAGCAGAAAGGAAGCATTGATATGCACTAATTTGCCAACTAGAAGAAAGCGTGCAACAGTTACAGAACCAAAACAACACAGATACATGTGTTGGAAGCTCGGGCATAGCAAATCGAAGGTCTGCTTCAGGAGAAAGGTGTCATCAGAACAAGGATTAAAGAGATAGTCGACTATGTTATGATGAAATGTCATGAATGTAAAGACATGACTAAGTCTATGTTTTTTGCTTCTGTGATGACATTCGTTCACCAGGTGATGGCTGACTTGGACCGTCTTCAAGAGGATATTTCACGAAGGCCCCCTCAAAGACCGACTAACGCCCTACAGGCTCCCAGGGTACTGTGGAGGCTCTTATGTATTCTTGACTTTCTTTtggttttgagtctgtatttcatatttttttgagtctgttagttttttctaggctgttttgtttttttgtttaaaGTCTGTATGTTAGAGTCCTTGTAATAGAAAacccaaaaagattttatttgaATGAAATattgaaaaccctaaaattttctttcttttatttcgcatttatcccctgaactatgtaatgatctgattcatgcgacatcatgatacgtaggcaatccctataggattcgatcataaacataaaataaaaaagagaggaAAGGAAATCGAGTGAAAAAAGGAGTGGCaaaacaaaagaacaaaagagaGTGTAGAAATAAAAAAGGGAGCGACAAGAACCAAGTGAGAAAATCAATAATGACTAAAGGGAGGCAGGAGTGAATATAAAGTAAAAAGAGTTAGTTAAGACCGGGATGAAGCATGCAACCATTCAAACACACGATATAAACATTTAACTGTTTatgtgcattgcatcccaaacgTACGATTGCCTATCTTTTAAACTATTAATAACTAACGAGTTTGTTGTTATTGATTAAGTataggaaggtggttagtttgtttagTATTCTGGCAAGTCATCCGTATAATACCAGGTCAAAACGCAGGGCACTCATGGCTAGCAAAGAATCAGAAACAAGTGTTCTTGACCCACCTAGAGAAATGGTAGAATCTGAGTCTGGTTTGAAAGAAGAGGTTTACAGGTTGAAGCATCAAATGGCGGAAATGTATCAAGCATGGACCAGGGGGCATCCTTTACCGTCATTCCGGACCAACTATACAGAAAATCCTGCTTTCATCCCACCACTTTCAGAAGCCCAAGATCCCACTGTCATTGATATTTCCCCTTAATATGCACCgggctttaccccttaccacCACTACCCCGGCAATTCAACCTAAACGTTCCATGCTCCACCAGCTAAAACAACTGCATACCCTGCTCTGACATCTACTCCTATCTTCGTAGCCCCTCCGTGAGCTACCCTTCATTGATCTTCTAGTGAACCGGCGTTCCAAGCTCAAAATACCCAATACTATGCTCCCGAGCCCACTTTCAAAGTCCCTGATCTTTACTCCCACACTCCTCACTTTGAACTTTCTGTCAGAACTGAGAAACCACCCAAGAACGCGGAGCAAGAGGAAATATTTAGGAATGTAAAGAGTTTAGAGCAATCATTGAGGAATGTGCAAGGGTTAGGAGGACAAGTGATTATGGCTTataaggatttgtgcttgtttcTCGATGTCCATCCACCTGccggtttcaagatgcccaagtttgacttgtacGATGAGCATGGAGACCCCATGGCCCACTTTAGAgggttttgcagcaagatgaaGAGTGCTGGTGGgaaagatgaattgctgatggcatattttagtcAAAGTTTGAGAGGTGCAGTATTGGAATAGTACACCCGCCAGGACAATAGCAAGTGGTATACTTGGGAAAAGCTTGAGCGGTGCAACGTAGAAATTGTCCCAGATCGCCAATCCTTGACTAAGATAGAGAAAAAGCCCAAtgagagtttcagggagtatggtttccAGTGGAGAGAACAGGTTGCACGGGTCAACCCTCCAATGGAAGAGGAcgaaatggtggagtactttcttcaagctttggagcctacttactttggtcatctaaTCTCGGTCataggtaagtctttcaatgaagtggtaaagatgggaggaATAGTGGAAGAAAGACTCAAATCGATCAAGATGATAAGTTACTCCACCATAAAGGTAACCATGCAAGTGATCCAAAGTGGCACCGGGGGCGTGTTAtgggaaaaagagaaagaagatatTGTTATGGTCGTCTCAGGATCGTGGCATGGCCCACGGGGTTCACCTCACAATTACACCCAACCTCGACCCCAACCTCAAACCTAcacccaagctccatataatctaccccaacactacttcccacCACAAAACCCTCAATATTTAGTCAGACCACCCTAATACCACGTCCACCACGCAtagtcatatgctcaaccccctccttaCTCGCAATGGCATGCTCCAACTCCACAAAATCCTTATCTACCCCCACAAACATACCAAAACCATACTGTTCCAAGCTTTCGATCCAGGTCGGAGTATAAAAAGGAAAGGTAGCAACGGAAATAAACTTTTACCCCGCTTGGAGAGTCTTATGGCAGTTTGTTTCAAAGGTTGAGGCAGTTGGACGTtttgaggccaattgagtcaaaGTTACCAAATCCCCCTCCAAAGAACCTGGATTATTCCCTCGGATGCGCATATTGTTCTGATGCTCCAGGGAACGACACAGAAAAGTGTTGGCTTTTGAAGAGCGCAATCTAAGAGCTTATCGATACAAATCAAATTGTGGTCCAGAGCCAGGAGGCGGCAAAAATCAACTAAAATCCTCTACCAGCACATCCCAAAATGCATAGATTGAGATAGTGAATAAGGATGGGTAGCCCGAGAATCCTTCAAAGTCTGTCATAATAATCCGTGCTAGTGGAAGTACTTAAGTCAAAATCCAATTGTTACAAATGCAACATCCTCAACAGTTGAAGGGCTGGTAGACAAGCTAAGCATGCCTGACGTTAAGCCACCTGTATTAGTCGTGAAAGGGTTCCTAGATGATGTTGAAGCAAAGCAAGGAAAGCCAAAAGTGTTCATGCCAAGGGTAGCAACTAAGCGTGTCATAATCTTGGAAGGAGATCACATTGCCCCTGTTGTTATTAAACTCGTGACCCAGCTGCCGATAGATAACATCAAGGCTGTGCCATGGAATTACAAGAAGTGATAGTAACTTATAAAGGGAAATAAGTGGAAGAGGAAGTTAATGAAACCCGAGTGTTGACTCGTTCAGGGAGATGATTTACCCCAGAGGAATTAAGGAAATCTAAGCCATTCAAAGATAGCCCAATCCAATTAAAGTAATCAGTTACCGAAAAGGAGGCAGAAgaattcttgataaaaatgaaGGTACAGGACTACTCCATTGTGGAACAGTTAAGGATAACACCATCTCAGATTTCTCTTCTATTATTACTAATACATTCAGACGAACACCGCCGAGCCCTcatgaagattttgaatgaggctcatgtccCTGATAAGATCAcggtgaaccatttggagaagattGCTAATAAGATATTCGAGGCAAACAAGATCACTTTCACAGATGACAAACTTCCcttggagggtacagaacacaatcgAGCTCTTTATCTCACAATGAAGTGCGAGGATTCTGTGGTCTCGAGGGTACTAGTTGATAATGGTTctagtgcaaatatttgcccgctctccactcTGCAAAAGTTTAAAATTGGCACGAAAAGGATCCTCTAGAATAGTATATATGTTCTAGGTTTTGACGGAGGGGGAAAGACTCTGTTGGCGATATCGTGCTCAAACTAACAATAagaccagttgaatttactatggagttccaggtgctagatATGGCCGTCTCCTACAATTTACTATtgggaaggccttggatacatgttgTCAAGGCAGTCCTGTCTTTACTGCACCAAATGgtaaagttcgagtgggacagacaggaaatcgCTGTGCATGGTGACGAGAACTTTTGTGCTTACAATGATACATCCATCCCATTTATTGAAGCCAAAGATGATAAAGGGCCTTGGGTCTACCAAACTTTCGAAACAGTGTCAATTGAGAAGAATTTGGAGGGGGAATGCATTCCAAGTCCAAAGCTAGCCTCCGCATCCGTCATGGTAGCAAATAAAAtactgaagaatggttttgtgccggacaaaggtctgggtttatctttaCAAGGTATCGTGCATCTAGTGTGTCTACATTTAAATCTAGGTACGTTTGGTCTGGGATTAAAGCCCACATGGGAGGAGGTGAAGAGGGCCAAAAGTTTGAAAAAGAAGGCATGGTCACTCCCTAAGCATGTCTTACGCCTCTCCATGTCCTTTGTCAAGCAAGGGGTCGTGAAACACCCGATGTCAGCAATCCCAAAGCCTGTGGTCGACTTTGATGAAAAGCTAATCAAAAGGTTCCGAAGTCTATTTAATGAGGtcaacatggtggaaattggggaaggTTCCAATAAagcagatgtgcagtttgttgggccaaaagtgaagcttaacaattggaaggctactcctcttcctactcgaaaggagttttggtagtttgctttgttttcctttctgttttctgggttattccagagttgtaatccagatttttatttttcgcttgttttgatgtacaaacctttctatcctttattttcaataaaatgcaatttccctttttccattactc
Coding sequences within:
- the LOC138878952 gene encoding uncharacterized protein — encoded protein: MEFQVLDMAVSYNLLLGRPWIHVVKAVLSLLHQMVKFEWDRQEIAVHGDENFCAYNDTSIPFIEAKDDKGPWVYQTFETVSIEKNLEGECIPSPKLASASVMVANKILKNGFVPDKGLGLSLQGIVHLVCLHLNLGTFGLGLKPTWEEVKRAKSLKKKAWSLPKHVLRLSMSFVKQGVVKHPMSAIPKPVVDFDEKLIKRFRSLFNEVNMVEIGEANVVPVSKKDGKTRVYVDYHDLNKASPKDNFLLPNIHILIDNCAKHEIEYFVDCYAGYHQILMDEEDTKKTAFITPRGTYCYRVMPFGLKNAGETYMRAMTTIFHDMMYKEIEVYVDDVIIKSRKQSDHVVDLRKFFQRLRKYNLKLNPAKCAFGAPSGKLLGFIVNGRGIELDPSKIKAI